GAACAAAGGCGACCCGTTCGCGTTCTGCTGGGAAGAACCGCCTAAAACGTCCTCGGTGGTATGCGATCTGAAGTATGACTGGGGGGATCGGGACTGGATGACGAACCGGCACCGGCATAACGCGCTGTCTGCTCCCCTCACGATTTACGAAGTCCATCTCGGTTCATGGAGGCGGGTCCCCGAAGAAGGAAACCGTTCGCTCACTTACCGCGAGATCGCCCCGGTCCTTGCGGCCTACGCCAAAGAAATGGGCTTCACCCATGTCGAGTTGCTGCCCGTTACGGAGCATCCATTCTACGGCTCTTGGGGATATCAGACGACGGGATATTTTGCCCCGACCCGACGGTACGGAACGCCGCAGGATTTCATGTACCTGGTCGACCACCTCCATCAACAGGGAATCGGCGTGATCCTGGACTGGGTCCCCTCCCACTTTCCCTCGGACGAGCACGGCCTGGCCTATTTCGACGGAACCCACCTCTACGAGCATGCCGATCCGCGGAAGGGATTTCATCCGGAATGGAACAGTTACATTTTCAATTACGGCCGCAACGAGGTCCGGGCCTTTCTCATCAGCAGCGCGCTGTTCTGGCTGGACAAATACCACATCGACGGCCTTCGCGTGGATGCCGTGGCCTCGATGCTGTACCTGGACTACGCCCGAAAAGAAGGCGAATGGATCCCCAATGAACACGGCGGGCGGGAGAATCTTGAAGCGATTCATTTCCTCAAACGTTTGAACGAAACGGCCTACGGGAAATTCCCGGACACCCAGATCATCGCCGAAGAGTCGACCGCCTGGCCGATGGTCTCGCGACCGACATTCGTCGGAGGGCTGGGCTTCGGGATGAAATGGAACATGGGCTGGATGCACGACACGCTGGCCTATTTTTCGGAAGACCCCCTGTACCGCAAATACCATCACAACCAACTCACTTTCAGCCTTTGGTATGCCTTCATGGAAAACTTCGTACTGCCCCTCTCCCACGACGAGGTGGTGCACGGCAAGGGCTCGCTGATCGGTAAGATGCCGGGGGATGAATGGCAACGGTTCGCCAATCTTCGGCTGTTGTACGGTTACCTGTACGGCCATCCCGGGAAAAAACTGCTTTTCATGGGCGGGGAATTCGGCCAGGTTCGCGAATGGAAACATGAGGAGAGTCTGGAATGGCATGTGCTTCAATTTCCGAACCACCGCGGGATCCAGCAATGGATGAAGGATCTCAACCGGCTGTACCGGTCCGAACCGGCGTTGCATGAAAGGGACTTTGAAGCCGATGGCTTCGAATGGATCGACTCCAACGACTGGGAGCAGAGCGTCGTCAGTTTTTTGCGGAAGGCCAAATATACCGACGAGGTCCTCCTGGTGGTCTGCAATTTCACGCCGGTTCCAAAATATCATTATCGGGTCGGCGTACCGAGAGGAGGCTACTGGCGCGAGCTTCTCAACAGCGACTCCGCCTATTACGGAGGGAACGGACTTGGGAATTCCGGAGGGGTCGAGGCCGTACCCGTCCCCGCGCATCAACGTTCCCATTCGCTCACGCTGACCCTGCCGCCTCTGGGCGCCCTGTTTTTTAAAGGATAGATACTCAGCGAGCAAGGCGAGCGAGAGGGGGAGGCTGAAAATTCCCCGCCAGGGGTGATTTTCCTCTATTTTCCATTTACAGGTTCCATCCTTGGCGGGAAATTTTAGTGAATTGAAAATGGTAAACCGTAAATAGGAAATCCCGTGCCCCCAAAATCCTAATGAGAGGGGGCGACGCGAGCCCCTATCAACTTGAGGAACGAATCATGAGAACCATGCCGGGCCATCCCTATCCGCTGGGGGCCAACTGGGACGGGAAAGGCGTCAATTTTTCCATTTTCTCGGAGCACGCGACCCGGGTCGAGCTTTGCATTTTTGACTCGGTGGAGGCCCCGAAGGAAAGCCACCGAATTCCGCTGACGGAGCAGACGAACCGGATCTGGCATATCTATCTGCCCGACGCGCGGCCCGGATGGCTCTATGCATACCGGGTCCACGGTCCTTACGACCCGAATTCGGGGCAGCGGTTCAATCCGTCCAAACTCCTGGTGGACCCCTATGCCAAGGCGATCGCAAGGCGGACCTATTGGGATGCCGCCATGTTCGCCTACCGGATCGGTCATCCGGCGGAGGATCTGGCGATGGACGAGCGCGACAACGGGGCCTTTGCCTCGCTGTGCGCGGTCATCGACCCGGCCTTCACTTGGGGGAACGATCGTCCTCCCAAGATCCCCTGGCATCAGACCGTAATTTACGAAACCCACGTGAAGGGTTTCACGGTCCGGCACCCGGGGGTTCCCAAGCCGCTGCGCGGCACCTACGCCGGCCTGGCCTGCGAACCGGTCATCCAGCACCTGCTCGGGCTCGGGGTGACGGCCATCGAACTCCTGCCGGTTCATCATCACGTCGATGACTACGACCTGGCCAAACGCGGACTGACCAATTACTGGGGATACAATACCCTCTCGTTCTTCGCCCCGGACCACCGGTACGCCTCCGGAACCATGAACCTGGCCGACGAATTTAAAATGATGGTCCGCTCCCTGCACGATTGGGGCATCGAGGTCATCCTGGACGTCGTCTACAACCACACGGCCGAGGGCAATCATCTCGGCCCCACCCTGTCCCTCCGGGGCATCGATAACGCGGCCTATTACCGGCTGGTCAAGGACACCCCCAGATATTATGTGGATTATACCGGGTGCGGGAACACACTGAACATGCTCCATCCTCAGGTCCTTCAACTGATCATGGACAGCCTGCGTTACTGGGTCACCGAAATGCACGTGGACGGTTTTCGCTTCGACCTGGCCAGCGCCCTGGCCCGGGAACTCCACGAGGTGGACCGGCTGGGGGCCTTCTTCGACATCATCCAGCAGGACCCGATCATCTCGCAGGTGAAGCTCATCGCCGAGCCGTGGGACCTGGGCGAGGGGGGATACCAGGTCGGGAACTTCCCGGTGTTGTGGGCGGAATGGAACGGGAAATACCGCGATGCGATCCGCCGTTTCTGGAAGGGGGAAGGGCGCCAGGTGGCCGAGCTG
The sequence above is a segment of the Nitrospiria bacterium genome. Coding sequences within it:
- the glgB gene encoding 1,4-alpha-glucan branching protein GlgB; protein product: MENKPTEENPGRTPRAHGFGPASPLTDYDVFLFKQGNHTLLYDKLGAHPMTMQGNSGTLFSVWAPNAERVSVVGDFNQWNPSAHPMEVRKDESGIWEGYFPGIGPGDLYKYHVVSRNRSFNVNKGDPFAFCWEEPPKTSSVVCDLKYDWGDRDWMTNRHRHNALSAPLTIYEVHLGSWRRVPEEGNRSLTYREIAPVLAAYAKEMGFTHVELLPVTEHPFYGSWGYQTTGYFAPTRRYGTPQDFMYLVDHLHQQGIGVILDWVPSHFPSDEHGLAYFDGTHLYEHADPRKGFHPEWNSYIFNYGRNEVRAFLISSALFWLDKYHIDGLRVDAVASMLYLDYARKEGEWIPNEHGGRENLEAIHFLKRLNETAYGKFPDTQIIAEESTAWPMVSRPTFVGGLGFGMKWNMGWMHDTLAYFSEDPLYRKYHHNQLTFSLWYAFMENFVLPLSHDEVVHGKGSLIGKMPGDEWQRFANLRLLYGYLYGHPGKKLLFMGGEFGQVREWKHEESLEWHVLQFPNHRGIQQWMKDLNRLYRSEPALHERDFEADGFEWIDSNDWEQSVVSFLRKAKYTDEVLLVVCNFTPVPKYHYRVGVPRGGYWRELLNSDSAYYGGNGLGNSGGVEAVPVPAHQRSHSLTLTLPPLGALFFKG
- the glgX gene encoding glycogen debranching protein GlgX; the protein is MRTMPGHPYPLGANWDGKGVNFSIFSEHATRVELCIFDSVEAPKESHRIPLTEQTNRIWHIYLPDARPGWLYAYRVHGPYDPNSGQRFNPSKLLVDPYAKAIARRTYWDAAMFAYRIGHPAEDLAMDERDNGAFASLCAVIDPAFTWGNDRPPKIPWHQTVIYETHVKGFTVRHPGVPKPLRGTYAGLACEPVIQHLLGLGVTAIELLPVHHHVDDYDLAKRGLTNYWGYNTLSFFAPDHRYASGTMNLADEFKMMVRSLHDWGIEVILDVVYNHTAEGNHLGPTLSLRGIDNAAYYRLVKDTPRYYVDYTGCGNTLNMLHPQVLQLIMDSLRYWVTEMHVDGFRFDLASALARELHEVDRLGAFFDIIQQDPIISQVKLIAEPWDLGEGGYQVGNFPVLWAEWNGKYRDAIRRFWKGEGRQVAELATRLAGSSDLYAQGGRLPHASVDFITSHDGFTLHDLVSYNRKHNEANGEDNRDGTDDNISWNCGAEGPTEDPEIRALREKQKRNFMATLIFSQGVPMICGGDETGRTQHGNNNAYCQDNEHTWYDWELNKEQREFLQFVRNVILLRKTHPVLRRHKFFQGRYIRGSEIKDIAWFSPDGHEMTDEEWNAESVRYLGVRLAGDAIDDVDELGQRITGDTLLILLNAHHEAVPFVLPAHKKGTRWERILDTSDGAASRSKRLAKGGRTYRLQEHSLAVFRLVPQ